GTTGGCGCAGGTGTCGACAGAGGCGGACAATGATTATCCGCTCGCCGATACCAAAAACCGCTTGGCCTATCACGGCTTTTTAGCTGTAGCCAAGCAATTTGCCCTTGATGCCAAGCACCCGCTGGCAGCGATGAATGATCCGGGTTATGCCACTTATAATCAGCGCATTTTCGGTCATTATCACTTTAAAGAATTGCTGATTGATACCGGATTTGTGCCGGATGACGCGATTCTCGACTTAGATGAAACTGCTAAGCTAACCGGTGTGCTGGTGAAGGCGATTTATCGTCTGGAGACGCACGCTGAAACATTCATGCTGAAATCGGACAATTTTGCGGCTTGGTGGCAGGCTTTTAGTCAGGATATTCAACAGGCGAAGGCACATGGCTATGTCGGCTTCAAATCGATTGCAGCTTACCGCGTGGGGTTGAACATCGAACCGGTTAATCTCATGGAAGCCGCCGCTGGGTTTGATACCTGGAAGAACTCCGGGGTCAAACGGTTAACGTCCAAGCCGCTTATCGATTACATCCTGTACCACGCAGCGCCGTTGATCATGGCGCAGGATTTGCCGCTGCAATTTCACGTTGGCTATGGCGACGCGGACACGGACATGTACCTAGGTAATCCATTATTGATGCGCGATTTCCTGAATGCCTTTGCCAAAAAGGGACTCAAAGTGGTTTTACTGCATTGCTATCCGTATCATCGCGAAGCCGGCTATTTAGCCAGTGTCTTTCCGAATGTCTATTTTGACATTTCGCTGCTGGACAATCTCGGCCCCAGCGGCGTACAGCGGGTTTTTGATGAAGCAGTCGAACTGGCGCCTTACACAAGGTTGCTGTTTGCCTCCGATGCCAGCACGTATCCGGAAATGTATGGGTTAGCGGCGCAACAATTCAAACAGGCACTGATCGGGCATTTTACCTCCCTGCCATTTGTCGATCTGGCGCAGAAAAAAGCTTGGATCAACGCGATTTGCTGGCAGACAGCGGCCAAGCTTTACCACCAAGAAGAGGAGTTTGTGAATTAGTTATGGAAAAACGCAAAAAATTAACCTTGCTTGAGGTCTTCGGACTCTCAATTGCGATGGTGGCGCCAACTGGGGCGATGTCGTTTAACACGGCAAGTGCCGCGGCCAATGCTGGCATCAACATGCCAATCGCTTTTTTTGCTTGGCGGCATCGGCGTCTTGTTTGTGGCGATTTCGTTTGTGGAACTAGGCAAGCGGATCCCCGGTGATGGCTCGGCTTATGCGTATAATGCTAAAGCGCTTGGCGAAAAGGCTGGCTTTATTTCCGGCTGGTTATTGGTCTTGACATACGTGACGTTTGTGTTTAGTTCCGGCGCCATTGTCGGTAACTTTGCCAATGTCTTTCTCAGTCATTTAGGCGTACATCTACCGGTGAATCTCTACAACATTTTGGTTTTGTTGCTGGGCGGCTGGCTGAGTCATAAAGGCATTGAATTTTCAACGCGCTTGACACTGGTCCTTGAATTGCTGGCGGTTTTGGTTTTGAGTGTGCTGACGGTCGTGATTATTTTTTCCGGCGGCCGCAGTGGGAACTCGGTGCAGCCGTTGATTCCGCAACCGCATATGGTGACTGGTTTGGGGATGGGCATGGTGTTTGCGCTGATGTCCTTTGCCGGCTTTGAAGGCTCGGCGACGATTGCCCCGCGCGCCACGAATCCGAGTAAAGCGATTAGTATTGCCTTGCTGGGGGCCGTGAGTTTTGCGGCGATTTTCTATTTTCTTGTTAGTTACGCTGAAGTGATTGGCTTCGGCTCCGCACACATTGGCGATCTTGCGAAAAGTACGGCACCCATGAACTTCCTGGCGACCCATTATCTCGGGACCAATGCTGCCATCTTCATGGACTTCGCGGCGATGGTCAGTTATTTCGCTTGCTATTTCGGGGCGCTTAATGCCGGTGCGTTCATGCTGGAGGCGTTAGGGAAAAGTGGCTACCTGCATCCGTGGCTGGCGGTAGAAAGCGGAGACAAGCAGACGCCGACGCATGCGCTTGACAGCATTACCGGACTCGCGTTGATTGTGTATGTTATCTTTGCGATCGGCCTGGGTGTAAGTGCTAGTGATATGTATAACTGGTTTGGTACGATCGGGATGCTAGGGCTACTGACGGTTTACGTGTTGGTGAATATTGGCGCGATCGTTTACTTCCGCAAAGACAAGGGCCGGTCGATGTTCAAACATGTGTTGGCGCCGGTGATCGGGATTCTCGTACTCATTTATCCGATTTACACGAGTCTCTGGCCGATTCCGGCATTTCCAATGAACACGTTTCCTTACATCGCCATCGTCTGGTTTCTGATTGGCCTGTGGGTCGCGACCAAGCGGCGAAAAGTTGAAACGCGGTTGGAAGATTTTTGATTTTTTCTGAAGTTTAACGAAAAAAAGTGCGCTTGACATGTTGAAATGTCAGCGCATTTTTTAATCTCGCCGCTCTTGCTCAATAGTAACAGCTTTAGCATGGGCAGTGCCGGTTTTGACGTACTTTTCAGTGCCGTCTGCAACGGCTTGGCGATAATAGTGTTGCTTGTATTCAATCGTGTTGAGCGTTTGTTCCAGTTGCTTCATCTGGTTTTCGACCGCGGTGTGGAGCTGGTTAAAGAAGTCCAGCCGCTTGGTAAGGGTGGCGTCGCCTTCGAGATTCCACTGCATAAACGTGCGGATATCCTTAATCGACATACCCGCCGTTTTAAGGCAATTGATCATTTCCAGTGCGCTAAGATTCTGGTCGGTAAAACACCGCACACCTGCTTGATCTTTTTGCAGGTCAGGGATGAGTCCTTCCTTATCATAGTAACGAATGGTCGGGACGGATAGATGGGTGATTGCGGCAACTTCACCGATGGTGTATGAAACTGACATGAAAGCCTCCATGTTTCCTTACGAGATGACAAGACATATTGCAAAAAGAAACGACTTGCCCTAAAGTCGACTTTAGGGGATAAAGTGAGTGTAGCACGTAAGCCGATTGATGCAAAATTGCGTTCATCGGTCTTTTTTATGCCCTTGTCGGCGAAAAAATGCTGTTATGGCTACATCGCACGTGATGAGCAATGTGCAGCAATTTTTTAAAAGGAGTGAGGCTATCTTGTTGGAAGAGACATATACGTTAACGAATGGGGTCAAGATTCCCAAAATCGGCTTTGGCACCTGGATGATTGATTCGGATGCTGCAGCGGCAAAGGCCGTTCATGAAGCGATCGATGTCGGGTACCGTCACATTGATACGGCAGAAGCTTACGACAATGAGTCCGGGGTTGGCGAAGGTGTGCGGGCATCCGGCGTGGCGCGTGAAAACATTTTCGTCAACACCAAGCTCGCAGCCGAGATCAAGGACCACGACACCGCCGTCAAAGCTATCGACGGCTCGCTTGAGAAGCTTGATCTAGAATATGCAGACATGATGATCATCCATGCACCGAAGCCATGGGCCAAATATGATGAGCCGGAGCGGTACTTCGAGGGGAATCTGGAAGCCTGGCGGGCATTGGAAGAAGCTTATAAAGCCGGCAAATTGCGCGCCATCGGAGTTTCTAATTTTGATCCCACCGATCTCAAGAACCTGCTGGATCATGCTGAAATTGCTCCAATGGTTGATCAGATTTTAGCGCATATTACCCAGACACCGTTCAAAACGATTGACTTTGCGCAAGAGCATCAGATATTAGTCGAGGCCTATTCGCCATTCGGCCACGGCGAGATGTTCAAGAATAAGGACATCCAGAAAATGGCGGCTAAGTATCAAGTCTCCGTTGCACAGTTGGGCATGCGGTACCTTTTACAGTTAGGTCTATTGCCGTTGCCAAAAACCGTTAACCCGGACCACATGAAGGCTAATGCAAAGGTCGATTTTACCATCAGCGACGATGATATGACGGCGTTGAAGCAGATGAAGCCGCTAACCAATTATGGCAAGTACCAGTCATTCCCGGTTTACAGTGAACGATTGAGCTAAGCCCACGGACCGGCCACAACGACCTTGCCAATCATGTGACCAGACTCAACCAGCGCATGTGCTTTCCGCAAATTGGCTGCATTCAACGGCTGCAGTGTCTTGGTTAACGTGCATTGAATCGTGCTGTCATTGAGTAAGCTGGCAACTTTGTCGAGAATGATCCCTTGGGAAGCGAGATCATAACCATACCAGGACTTTGAAAACATCCACTCCCAGGCAAACGTGGCTCGCTTTTTAGTCAACTTTTGCAAGTCAATACCGCGCCGGTTTTCCGTAATGGCCGCAATCCACCCGTCAGGCCGAATCATGGTGGCAATTTCGTTCCAGTGTTCGTCTAGATGCGAGAGGTTAAGGATATAGTCAACATTTTTGAAACCGGCCGCTTTTAACTGTGGTGGTAAAGGCTGACGGTGATTCAAAACGTGATCGGCACCATGTTCCCGTACCCATCTTTGTGATTCTGGGCGTGATGCCGTGGCAAGGACCTGCAGGCCAGCGAGGTGGGCAAGTTGCGTCGCCATTGAGCCAACCCCACCTGAGCCGTTAATGATCAAAATCGTATGCTTCCGATTTGCCACTTTGGCATCAAGTGGAATGTGCAGTTTTTCGAACAGCGCTTCCCATGCGGTGAGACTGGTCAGTGGCATGGCAGCGGCTTGGACATCGGTGAGCTTAGCCGGAGCGTGACCGACAATGCGCTCGTCAATCAGTTGATATTCAGCGTCACTGCCGGAACGTTTGTAACTGCCAGCATAGAATACCCGATCGCCTACGTGGAACCGGGTAACGTCCTGGCCTAAAGCCGTCACAATCCCCACAGCATCCCAACCAATGATCTTC
Above is a window of Lacticaseibacillus casei DSM 20011 = JCM 1134 = ATCC 393 DNA encoding:
- a CDS encoding MerR family transcriptional regulator, with the translated sequence MSVSYTIGEVAAITHLSVPTIRYYDKEGLIPDLQKDQAGVRCFTDQNLSALEMINCLKTAGMSIKDIRTFMQWNLEGDATLTKRLDFFNQLHTAVENQMKQLEQTLNTIEYKQHYYRQAVADGTEKYVKTGTAHAKAVTIEQERRD
- a CDS encoding zinc-binding alcohol dehydrogenase family protein; translation: MKAIGFTQRLPIEQENSLEDLTLPKPTPEGHDLLVNVRAVSVNPVDTGTRGAGHARLAQPKIIGWDAVGIVTALGQDVTRFHVGDRVFYAGSYKRSGSDAEYQLIDERIVGHAPAKLTDVQAAAMPLTSLTAWEALFEKLHIPLDAKVANRKHTILIINGSGGVGSMATQLAHLAGLQVLATASRPESQRWVREHGADHVLNHRQPLPPQLKAAGFKNVDYILNLSHLDEHWNEIATMIRPDGWIAAITENRRGIDLQKLTKKRATFAWEWMFSKSWYGYDLASQGIILDKVASLLNDSTIQCTLTKTLQPLNAANLRKAHALVESGHMIGKVVVAGPWA
- a CDS encoding amidohydrolase family protein, with amino-acid sequence MDDLTEFVDQVPLLDHHCHFLINGKVPNRDERLAQVSTEADNDYPLADTKNRLAYHGFLAVAKQFALDAKHPLAAMNDPGYATYNQRIFGHYHFKELLIDTGFVPDDAILDLDETAKLTGVLVKAIYRLETHAETFMLKSDNFAAWWQAFSQDIQQAKAHGYVGFKSIAAYRVGLNIEPVNLMEAAAGFDTWKNSGVKRLTSKPLIDYILYHAAPLIMAQDLPLQFHVGYGDADTDMYLGNPLLMRDFLNAFAKKGLKVVLLHCYPYHREAGYLASVFPNVYFDISLLDNLGPSGVQRVFDEAVELAPYTRLLFASDASTYPEMYGLAAQQFKQALIGHFTSLPFVDLAQKKAWINAICWQTAAKLYHQEEEFVN
- a CDS encoding aldo/keto reductase; translation: MLEETYTLTNGVKIPKIGFGTWMIDSDAAAAKAVHEAIDVGYRHIDTAEAYDNESGVGEGVRASGVARENIFVNTKLAAEIKDHDTAVKAIDGSLEKLDLEYADMMIIHAPKPWAKYDEPERYFEGNLEAWRALEEAYKAGKLRAIGVSNFDPTDLKNLLDHAEIAPMVDQILAHITQTPFKTIDFAQEHQILVEAYSPFGHGEMFKNKDIQKMAAKYQVSVAQLGMRYLLQLGLLPLPKTVNPDHMKANAKVDFTISDDDMTALKQMKPLTNYGKYQSFPVYSERLS